From the genome of Miscanthus floridulus cultivar M001 chromosome 10, ASM1932011v1, whole genome shotgun sequence, one region includes:
- the LOC136487065 gene encoding G-type lectin S-receptor-like serine/threonine-protein kinase SRK, translating to MATSGAKTLENKPTISKESRLDFFMKITNDFSDQRLLGTGSFGSVYKGILEDGGAVAVKKLRVDGPVPPEKIFANEVHNIMVLEHENVVKLVAFCRESAVKPVLIHGGYRVAPVTETVLCYEYFHKGSLDKHIFGASNTIGWNTRFDIIKGISEGIQFLHSLPRPLLHLGLKPQNILLDDNMVPKIADFVFSRIFDKQETRKTTQSQVGTVGYMARSM from the exons ATGGCAACCAGCGGAGCTAAAACTCTGGAGAATAAGCCAACCATATCAAAAGAATCACGATTAGATTTTTTCATGAAAATTACCAATGACTTCTCTGACCAGCGGCTACTTGGTACAGGTTCATTTGGATCAGTTTATAAG GGGATTTTGGAAGATGGTGGAGCGGTTGCTGTAAAGAAACTCAGAGTAGATGGGCCTGTGCCACCTGAAAAAATATTTGCCAACGAGGTCCACAATATTATGGTGCTGGAgcatgaaaatgttgtaaagttGGTTGCATTCTGCCGTGAATCTGCCGTGAAACCGGTGTTAATCCATGGTGGATATAGGGTTGCACCCGTTACTGAAACTGTACTCTGCTATGAATATTTTCATAAGGGAAGCCTTGACAAGCATATTTTTG GTGCCTCTAATACCATTGGTTGGAACACGCGCTTCGATATAATCAAGGGTATTAGCGAAGGTATACAATTTCTACACAGCTTGCCTAGACCTCTCTTGCATTTGGGACTGAAGCCACAAAATATATTGCTGGATGATAACATGGTTCCCAAGATAGCGGATTTTGTATTCTCCAGAATCTTTGATAAACAGGAAACCCGAAAAACAACGCAAAGTCAAGTGGGAACAGT ggGATACATGGCCCGGAGTATGTAG